One Microlunatus soli genomic window carries:
- a CDS encoding ABC transporter substrate-binding protein, whose protein sequence is MSGVSRRGLLKLTAAGVAGTALGGLGLTGCSGVGGSVATGGGKTTLRYGFWGNSTRQQHYTKALKDFGQSHSDISVQTEFAEYDAFQERMTTQMAAKSVPDVFWIASPQVLTYAKNHLYHDLSGLDQLKLSDYSSEELDSFKLDGKLNTIPFGIYVPVMRYNASFAEQDGVTIPEDGDKGYSWDGFAEFLTDYSKHNKHGRKGLPYVPDADLPFEGWLRQRGEQLWTADGQPGFSADGLAAWFDWWQKLRKSDAVLTRSEQEGMGPDWEIFGKKVLANLDNSNHIVGEAPVFPESTFKLRHLPADADAADGYHYFYYPRMALYAGTDKAKIEAAATLIDYNVNQTTMLKTVGLDLGAPPNARVAEEAKAFANKDEQEMLRVVAEDRAQKRNPRYESPAGANNWRTIMTRIAEAIDLGNTTTTKGARQMISEIKTAIDRASNQ, encoded by the coding sequence ATGAGTGGAGTGAGTCGAAGGGGCCTACTCAAACTGACCGCCGCCGGTGTCGCCGGCACAGCCTTGGGCGGTCTCGGACTGACCGGCTGCAGCGGTGTCGGAGGCTCGGTCGCAACGGGCGGCGGCAAGACGACACTGCGCTACGGCTTCTGGGGCAACAGCACCCGGCAGCAGCACTACACCAAGGCGCTCAAGGATTTCGGTCAGTCGCACAGCGACATCTCGGTGCAGACCGAGTTCGCCGAGTACGACGCCTTCCAGGAGCGGATGACCACCCAGATGGCCGCCAAGAGCGTCCCGGACGTTTTCTGGATCGCCTCGCCGCAGGTCCTGACCTACGCCAAGAACCACCTGTACCACGATCTCTCCGGGCTCGACCAGCTCAAGCTGTCCGACTACAGCTCGGAGGAACTGGACAGTTTCAAGCTGGACGGCAAGCTGAACACCATCCCGTTCGGGATCTATGTGCCCGTGATGCGCTACAACGCGAGCTTTGCCGAGCAGGACGGCGTCACCATCCCCGAGGACGGCGACAAGGGCTACAGCTGGGACGGGTTCGCGGAGTTCCTGACCGACTACAGCAAGCACAACAAGCACGGTCGCAAGGGGCTGCCGTACGTGCCCGATGCAGACCTGCCGTTCGAGGGCTGGTTGCGTCAGCGCGGGGAGCAGCTCTGGACCGCCGATGGCCAGCCGGGCTTCAGTGCCGACGGGCTGGCGGCCTGGTTCGATTGGTGGCAGAAACTCCGCAAGTCCGACGCGGTGTTGACCCGCAGCGAGCAGGAGGGGATGGGGCCGGACTGGGAGATCTTCGGCAAGAAGGTGCTGGCCAACCTGGACAATTCCAACCACATCGTCGGCGAGGCGCCGGTCTTCCCGGAGAGCACCTTCAAGCTGCGGCACTTGCCCGCCGACGCCGATGCTGCCGACGGGTACCACTATTTCTACTACCCGCGGATGGCGTTGTACGCCGGCACCGACAAGGCCAAGATCGAGGCGGCGGCTACCTTGATCGACTACAACGTCAACCAGACGACGATGCTGAAGACCGTCGGACTTGATCTTGGTGCGCCGCCCAACGCGCGGGTGGCCGAAGAGGCGAAAGCCTTTGCCAACAAGGACGAGCAGGAGATGCTCCGGGTCGTGGCGGAGGACCGCGCGCAGAAACGCAACCCGCGGTACGAATCCCCGGCCGGCGCCAACAACTGGCGGACGATCATGACCCGGATCGCCGAGGCGATCGATCTGGGCAACACCACCACGACCAAGGGTGCCCGGCAGATGATCAGCGAGATCAAGACTGCGATCGATCGGGCGAGCAATCAGTAG
- a CDS encoding carbohydrate ABC transporter permease, producing MVDQLVRPEAVVRAHPTTPSRSRRRARLRAVGQHSGLIIFALIMIYPLLWMLVSSFKPDNQILADPSPIPREFTLENFIQGWNVLGQPFIVFFINSLIVTVGAILGNLFSCSLTAYALARLEFRMRKIYVGIVLVTVMLPIHVLVIPQYIFFSQLHLVNTYFPLVVPKVLGTDSFFVFLMIQFIRGIPRELDQAAMIDGSGPFRTFLYVILPLMRPALLTTTIFTFIWTWNDFFVPLIYLTSSQSFTVPVALNSMVDSQSQGGTGMLLAMSVVSLVPIMLFFVFAQRHLIRGIATTGLK from the coding sequence ATGGTCGATCAACTTGTCCGCCCCGAGGCCGTCGTCCGGGCCCACCCGACGACGCCGTCCCGCTCGCGCCGCCGCGCTCGCCTGCGCGCGGTCGGCCAACACAGCGGGCTGATCATCTTCGCGCTGATCATGATCTACCCGTTGCTCTGGATGCTGGTCAGTTCGTTCAAGCCGGACAATCAGATCCTCGCCGATCCGAGCCCGATTCCGCGCGAGTTCACGCTGGAGAACTTCATCCAGGGCTGGAACGTCCTCGGTCAGCCGTTCATCGTCTTCTTCATCAACTCCCTGATCGTCACCGTCGGAGCGATCCTGGGCAACCTGTTCTCCTGCTCGCTGACTGCGTACGCGCTGGCTCGGTTGGAGTTCCGGATGCGCAAGATCTATGTCGGGATCGTCCTGGTGACGGTGATGCTGCCGATCCACGTACTGGTGATCCCGCAGTACATCTTCTTCTCCCAGCTGCATCTGGTGAACACCTACTTCCCGCTGGTGGTCCCGAAAGTCCTGGGCACGGACTCGTTCTTCGTGTTCCTGATGATCCAGTTCATCCGCGGTATCCCGCGCGAGTTGGATCAGGCGGCGATGATCGACGGCTCCGGCCCGTTCCGGACGTTCCTCTACGTGATCCTGCCGTTGATGCGCCCCGCACTGCTGACCACGACGATCTTCACCTTCATCTGGACCTGGAACGACTTCTTCGTGCCGCTGATCTACCTCACCTCGTCGCAGTCGTTCACGGTGCCGGTCGCGCTGAACTCGATGGTCGATTCCCAGTCCCAGGGTGGCACCGGGATGCTGCTGGCGATGTCGGTCGTCTCGTTGGTGCCGATCATGCTGTTCTTCGTCTTCGCCCAGCGGCATCTGATCCGTGGCATCGCCACCACCGGACTCAAATGA
- a CDS encoding carbohydrate ABC transporter permease translates to MATTTTSRGGYLRRQGKVAHVFLIPWLAGLALVTAIPLLASLYLAFTNYNVLSSPKFIGLANFTRMFHDHRFWQSVKVTSIYVAVSVPLQLAFALLLALILDRGLRGLTIYRSAFYLPSLLGGSVAVAVLWREVFGDSGLINDLLGLVGINGTSWLQNPSTALITLIILHVWAFGSPMVIFLAGLRQIPEDLYEAARMDGASKLRQFRNVTLPLLTPIVFFNLILQTIGAFQSFTQAHVVSGGTGGPVDSTLFYTLYIYQQGFVSFDMGYASALAWVLLIFIGIVTAVHFTLSKYWVFYGD, encoded by the coding sequence ATGGCAACGACCACCACGTCGCGCGGCGGCTACCTGCGACGCCAGGGCAAGGTGGCCCACGTCTTCCTGATCCCCTGGCTCGCCGGCCTTGCCCTGGTCACGGCGATCCCGCTGCTCGCCTCGCTCTACCTCGCCTTCACCAATTACAACGTGCTGTCCAGTCCGAAATTCATCGGGCTGGCCAACTTCACCCGGATGTTCCATGATCATCGGTTCTGGCAGTCGGTGAAGGTGACGTCGATCTACGTCGCGGTGTCGGTTCCGCTGCAGCTGGCCTTCGCGCTGCTGCTGGCCCTGATCCTGGATCGCGGGCTGCGCGGGCTGACGATCTACCGCAGCGCCTTCTACCTTCCGTCCCTGCTCGGTGGCAGTGTCGCCGTGGCGGTGCTGTGGCGGGAGGTCTTCGGCGACTCCGGCCTGATCAACGACCTGCTCGGACTCGTGGGCATCAACGGGACCAGCTGGCTGCAGAATCCGTCCACCGCGCTGATCACGTTGATCATCCTGCACGTCTGGGCGTTCGGGTCACCGATGGTGATCTTCCTGGCCGGTCTGCGGCAGATTCCCGAGGACCTGTACGAGGCGGCCCGGATGGACGGCGCCTCCAAGCTGCGACAGTTCCGCAACGTGACCCTGCCGCTGCTCACCCCGATCGTCTTCTTCAACCTGATCCTGCAGACGATCGGCGCCTTCCAGTCCTTCACCCAGGCCCATGTCGTCAGTGGCGGCACTGGCGGCCCGGTCGACTCCACCCTGTTCTACACGCTCTACATCTACCAACAGGGATTCGTCAGCTTCGACATGGGGTACGCCTCCGCGCTGGCCTGGGTCCTGTTGATCTTCATCGGGATCGTCACCGCTGTCCACTTCACGTTGTCCAAGTACTGGGTCTTCTACGGAGACTGA
- a CDS encoding alpha-amylase family protein: MTSESMTLTATEQQPHSSDRDWFLGASRWTQLTFVENDPQTFDQDFWIDVMQRSGSNALCLSAGGYIAFYPTRIPLHYRSAELADGDPFGAMVEAARKLDMRVMARVDPHAIHDDAATARPDWLALGQDGEPLPHWSFPDIWLTCPFGSYHRDFITEVAREIVGDYQVDAIFANRWEGHGGVSYSEAARRGFFDATGLQLPRQDDPSDPSWPAYGAWRSRRLSELVVLWDDAVRAVRPAARFIPNRGSLLTRDLDRQIVDGRYPMFFIDKQGRSGREPIWTAGRIGKRSRGMFPERPVSLITSVGPESHEYRWKDSVAAPAELRSWIADGFAQGASPWFTKFNARIRDDRWVQPIVDAFGLHKIIDDAVGGLPFTERVAIFDNLRIDPARPFGPKVGDDPNEDGFYQALVEARVPFGYLADQELTAARLAEVDVLVLPDARAMSEEHCRVIEAYVAAGGSVVAAHRSSLLDEEGRQRADYGLGRLLGVSHRGGPRGPVKNNYIAITDRHPVAAGFDGAERIVGGTHLFAVDAAPDASVPFRFVPDFPDLPMEEVYPRQEGQVGDPAVVCREQPGGGRTAYVAFNVGEVFWDALQSDHGQLIANLVGWARGSAPAVRVTGAGLVDLSVRADEATTAVTLVNLNNPMAMRGQQRSVLPLPPQELLLVAPPGCSGADARLVVAGQHVPAERLPDGRFRVSIPSVGVIETVIVHWG, from the coding sequence ATGACGTCGGAGTCGATGACCCTCACCGCGACCGAACAACAACCGCACAGCAGCGACCGGGACTGGTTCCTCGGGGCCTCCCGCTGGACCCAGTTGACCTTCGTGGAGAACGATCCGCAGACCTTCGATCAGGACTTCTGGATCGACGTGATGCAGCGATCGGGATCCAATGCGCTCTGCCTGAGTGCCGGCGGCTACATCGCCTTCTACCCGACCCGGATCCCGCTGCACTACCGCAGTGCGGAGCTGGCCGATGGTGACCCGTTCGGGGCGATGGTCGAGGCCGCCCGCAAGCTGGACATGCGGGTGATGGCCCGGGTCGATCCGCATGCCATCCACGATGACGCGGCCACGGCGCGGCCGGACTGGCTCGCGCTCGGCCAGGATGGCGAACCGTTACCGCACTGGTCCTTCCCCGACATCTGGTTGACCTGCCCGTTCGGCTCCTATCACCGGGACTTCATCACCGAGGTCGCCCGGGAGATCGTCGGTGACTATCAGGTGGATGCGATCTTCGCCAACCGCTGGGAGGGGCACGGCGGAGTCTCCTACAGCGAGGCCGCTCGGCGTGGCTTCTTCGACGCTACCGGGCTGCAGTTGCCCCGCCAGGACGACCCCTCCGACCCGTCGTGGCCGGCCTACGGTGCCTGGCGAAGCCGTCGGTTGAGCGAGTTGGTGGTGCTCTGGGACGACGCCGTTCGGGCGGTCCGGCCGGCGGCCCGGTTCATACCGAATCGGGGGAGTCTGCTCACTCGCGATCTTGATCGGCAGATCGTCGACGGTCGCTATCCGATGTTCTTCATCGACAAGCAAGGTCGCTCCGGTCGGGAGCCGATCTGGACGGCCGGGCGGATCGGAAAACGCAGCCGGGGAATGTTCCCCGAGCGTCCGGTCAGCCTGATCACCTCGGTCGGGCCGGAGAGTCACGAGTATCGCTGGAAGGACTCGGTCGCAGCCCCGGCCGAGCTGCGGAGCTGGATCGCCGACGGTTTCGCCCAGGGCGCCTCTCCGTGGTTCACCAAGTTCAACGCCCGGATCCGTGACGACCGGTGGGTGCAGCCGATCGTCGACGCGTTCGGTCTGCACAAGATCATCGACGATGCCGTCGGGGGACTGCCGTTCACCGAGCGGGTGGCGATCTTCGACAACCTGCGGATCGATCCGGCCCGCCCGTTCGGGCCGAAGGTCGGCGACGATCCGAACGAGGACGGCTTCTACCAGGCACTGGTCGAAGCTCGGGTCCCGTTCGGCTACCTCGCGGATCAGGAGTTGACCGCCGCGCGGTTGGCCGAGGTCGATGTCCTGGTGCTGCCCGACGCTCGGGCGATGAGCGAGGAACACTGCCGGGTCATCGAGGCCTACGTCGCCGCCGGTGGCAGCGTGGTGGCTGCCCATCGCTCCAGCCTGCTCGACGAGGAAGGGCGGCAGCGGGCGGACTACGGTCTGGGTCGGCTGCTCGGCGTCAGCCATCGCGGCGGTCCGCGTGGGCCGGTCAAGAACAATTACATCGCGATCACCGACCGACATCCGGTCGCCGCGGGTTTCGACGGGGCCGAGCGGATTGTCGGCGGCACCCACTTGTTCGCGGTCGACGCCGCTCCGGACGCGAGCGTGCCGTTCCGCTTCGTCCCCGACTTCCCTGATCTGCCGATGGAGGAGGTCTATCCACGGCAGGAGGGGCAGGTCGGTGATCCGGCGGTCGTCTGCCGCGAACAACCCGGCGGGGGTCGAACGGCGTACGTGGCCTTCAATGTCGGCGAAGTCTTCTGGGATGCGCTGCAATCCGATCACGGACAGCTGATCGCCAATCTCGTCGGATGGGCCCGCGGCTCCGCTCCGGCAGTTCGGGTGACCGGGGCCGGCCTGGTCGATCTCTCGGTCCGGGCCGACGAAGCGACCACCGCGGTGACGCTGGTCAATCTGAACAACCCGATGGCGATGCGCGGCCAACAACGGTCGGTGCTGCCGCTGCCTCCCCAGGAACTCCTTCTGGTCGCGCCGCCGGGCTGCTCCGGCGCCGACGCGCGGCTGGTTGTCGCCGGGCAGCACGTCCCTGCCGAACGACTGCCGGACGGTCGGTTCCGGGTGTCGATCCCGTCCGTCGGCGTGATCGAGACGGTGATCGTCCACTGGGGCTGA